A window of the Hordeum vulgare subsp. vulgare chromosome 5H, MorexV3_pseudomolecules_assembly, whole genome shotgun sequence genome harbors these coding sequences:
- the LOC123396503 gene encoding uncharacterized protein LOC123396503, producing the protein MGRRGRPRRRPPTPSESSEDEAFMMPIGAEVEVRSDDLGFAGSFYEATVAGHLLSEGRRRRYTVAYSTLLGDDGEPLRETAAATDVRPRPPPVEREFAIHEMVEAFHSDGWWDGVVAAVVPPPVTGDRRRRAYRVTFPTSRETLQFQETDLRPRRVFEGGRWVPAAEVDKGNPLFSEGDEVEVIARNFGESWNPATVLKVIGATQFQVQYIHIGKDDESATEILGSQYIRPAPAITHMDSKYRFSHASHVEVLHEGGWRPGIILDVLGSEINKKYVVNLKNSKTDMDDVEPVDVLTVDNMQLRTQFDWDGKKWARCLKKLSHQNYVHGMHPFQKSSNGPRLTSRKGPIPAFYDDSDKISNRPGSRPDKKLKIEVVISEQDSPVLSIPDEKNKINREQENAALALRSRLSPPSLPPMAAFGSLSSSSLAPCSHLEQSSSKMMIIPSMPQSQQSQGSLFGAFGQPRPVPQSPQLGTRSLISNFRSIEGSKNVLSSQDKQSTVGTGTELSRQMEECASSQTAVALGENSETIHPLKGIAAPAKAIEEDMAELPNDVIAGCGTLPKMDTLSCIDAASRKDIGGSQAGNGRHDLEQGGYTGEAHDSCGPLLSKSAAVHESIVDRNGRVSEPMANQHLPFVKSSPLWAQVEGLEIFRKTPQRPNFYQFQQHGPEVREGMALGLMFCFANLAESINRLDVLDANGLLEQKMTGLAWLEANGFDVKDLRSRVETLLHTNNSCFELRDSMRKLEEKITHKESEDRELGTQVQSLAMAVHHLELHACLMRSIMRSAITQRVNNAMEISRLKTEANDLERSYLSIAVAR; encoded by the exons ATGGGGCGGCGCGGCCGTCCCAGGAGGCGCCCTCCGACGCCCTCCGAGTCGTCAGAGGACGAGGCCTTCATGATGCCGATCGGCGCGGAGGTGGAGGTGCGCAGCGACGACCTCGGCTTCGCCGGCTCCTTCTACGAGGCCACCGTCGCCGGCCACCTGCTCTCCGAAGGCCGCCGCCGGCGCTACACGGTGGCCTACTCCACTCTCCTGGGCGACGACGGGGAGCCGCTCAGGGAGACCGCAGCCGCCACCGACGTTCGGCCCCGGCCACCGCCCGTGGAAAGGGAGTTCGCGATTCACGAGATGGTGGAGGCATTCCACAGCGACGGGTGGTGGGACGGCGTGGTCGCCGCCGTTGTCCCGCCTCCGGTGACAGGAGATCGCCGGCGGAGGGCGTACAGGGTAACGTTCCCCACATCACGGGAGACGCTGCAGTTCCAGGAGACGGATCTGCGGCCGCGCCGCGTGTTCGAGGGTGGGCGGTGGGTCCCGGCTGCAGAGGTG GACAAGGGGAATCCTTTGTTCAGTGAGGGAGACGAAGTAGAAGTGATTGCAAGAAACTTTGGTGAATCCTGGAATCCAGCTACTgttcttaaagtgattggtgctACACAGTTTCAAGTACAGTACATTCATATCGGAAAGGATGATGAATCGGCCACTGAGATTCTAGGTTCTCAATATATTCGTCCAGCACCCGCCATCACGCATATGGATTCTAAGTACAGATTTTCTCATGCATCTCATGTTGAGGTCCTTCATGAAGGTGGCTGGCGGCCTGGTATTATACTGGACGTTTTAGGTTCTGAAATCAACAAGAAGTATGTAGTGAACTTGAAGAATAGCAAGACAGATATGGATGATGTGGAACCTGTGGATGTTCTGACGGTGGATAATATGCAGCTACGGACACAGTTTGACTGGGATGGTAAAAAATGGGCACGCTGCTTGAAAAAG CTTTCGCACCAAAACTATGTCCATGGGATGCATCCATTTCAGAAATCTTCTAATGGGCCTCGATTAACTTCTCGAAAAGGACCAATTCCCGCCTTCTATGATGACTCTGATAAAATCAGTAATAGACCTGGTTCTCGTCCTGACAAAAAGTTGAAGATTGAAGTTGTGATATCTGAACAAGATTCTCCTGTTTTGTCCATTCCTGAtgagaaaaataaaattaatCGTGAACAAGAAAATGCAGCCTTGGCATTAAGGTCCAGGCTGTCACCTCCTTCACTGCCACCAATGGCAGCATTTGGCTCTCTGAGTTCATCTTCACTTGCTCCATGCTCTCATCTTGAGCAGTCATCTTCCAAGATGATGATCATACCCTCTATGCCACAGAGTCAACAGTCTCAAGGTTCTCTATTTGGAGCTTTTGGACAACCAAGACCTGTCCCACAGAGCCCACAATTAGGAACGCGGTCACTTATCTCAAATTTTCGCAGCATTGAAGGGTCAAAAAATGTATTAAGCAGTCAGGATAAGCAATCAACTGTTGGAACTGGGACTGAACTGTCCAGACAAATGGAGGAATGTGCTTCTTCTCAAACAGCAGTGGCTCTAGGGGAGAACTCTGAAACT ATACATCCATTGAAAGGGATAGCTGCTCCTGCTAAAGCTATTGAGGAAGACA TGGCTGAACTGCCTAATGATGTGATTGCTGGATGTGGAACACTTCCAAAAATGGATACACTGAGTTGTATTGACGCGGCATCACGAAAGGACATTGGAG GTTCACAAGCAGGTAATGGAAGACATGATCTTGAGCAAGGGGGCTACACAGGTGAAGCACATGATTCGTGCGGTCCCTTGTTGTCGAAATCAGCAGCTGTGCATGAGAGTATCGTGGACAGGAATGGCCGGGTTTCAGAACCCATGGCAAACCAGCATCTTCCATTTGTGAAGAGCTCCCCATTGTGGGCACAGGTTGAGGGACTGGAAATATTCAGGAAAACACCACAGCGACCAAATTTCTATCAGTTCCAGCAGCATGGTCCAGAGGTCCGGGAAGGAATGGCACTAGGTTTgatgttctgttttgctaatttagCAGAAAGCATAAACAGGCTGGATGTTCTGGACGCCAATGGACTACTTGAGCAGAAGATGACGGGTCTCGCATGGCTTGAGGCAAATGGTTTTGATGTCAAGGACCTGAGATCACGCGTGGAAACTTTACTCCACACAAATAATAGTTGCTTTGAACTACGGGATTCCATGAGAAAGCTGGAGGAGAAGATCACTCATAAAGAATCTGAGGACCGAGAACTTGGCACGCAAGTTCAATCTCTAGCCATGGCTGTCCATCATCTTGAACTACATGCCTGTCTCATGCGCAGCATAATGCGGTCCGCCATCACGCAGAGGGTGAACAATGCTATGGAGATCTCAAGGCTCAAGACAGAGGCGAATGATCTTGAGAGATCATATCTATCCATCGCCGTGGCACGGTGA